The Salinispora tropica CNB-440 genome has a window encoding:
- a CDS encoding carboxymuconolactone decarboxylase family protein, with amino-acid sequence MVNRFARAAVRRSLGRVRYVRPVPRGSAPPAVRRVYDPLEREFGVLAPPVALHAPQPQVLAVAWVLLRETLVARGHATRATREAVAAAVSLGNACPYCVDVHTSTLYGLVQGPDAAAVAAGRVDVVTDPDIRTLVRWARGPVVVGPPPFPAAVAPELLGVAVTFHYLNRMVNVFLDDSPVPPAVPGRLRGGTRRLLGAMLRPAASRSVQPGAALALLPAAPLPSDLDWALGRPTIAAAFARASAVVDELADAAVPAVVRELVGERIAAWDGTPPGISRAWAADAVAGLAPAHRPTARLALLTAMASHQVDDAVVHDHGHRAPGDADLLTVTAWASLTAARRLGARMARDVGRPVDQPGAG; translated from the coding sequence GTGGTCAACAGGTTCGCCCGGGCTGCCGTCCGCCGCTCACTGGGGCGAGTGCGGTACGTCCGCCCGGTTCCCCGGGGGTCGGCGCCACCGGCCGTGCGGCGGGTATACGACCCACTGGAGCGGGAGTTCGGCGTGTTGGCGCCCCCGGTGGCACTGCACGCCCCGCAGCCGCAGGTGCTGGCCGTGGCCTGGGTGCTCCTTCGGGAGACACTGGTGGCCCGCGGTCATGCCACGCGGGCCACCCGGGAGGCGGTCGCGGCGGCGGTCTCCCTCGGCAACGCTTGCCCGTACTGCGTCGACGTGCACACGTCCACACTGTATGGGCTGGTCCAGGGGCCGGATGCCGCTGCGGTCGCCGCCGGTCGGGTCGACGTCGTCACCGACCCCGACATCCGCACGCTCGTGCGGTGGGCGCGGGGACCGGTGGTGGTAGGTCCGCCGCCATTCCCGGCTGCGGTGGCCCCCGAGCTGCTGGGCGTGGCGGTGACCTTCCACTATCTGAACCGGATGGTGAACGTCTTCCTCGACGATTCGCCGGTGCCGCCGGCTGTGCCGGGTCGGTTGCGCGGCGGGACCCGTCGACTACTTGGCGCGATGCTGCGCCCGGCTGCCTCCCGTTCGGTCCAGCCCGGTGCTGCCCTGGCCCTGCTCCCGGCCGCGCCGCTTCCGTCGGATCTCGATTGGGCGCTTGGCCGCCCGACCATCGCCGCGGCGTTCGCACGGGCCTCGGCGGTGGTGGACGAGCTGGCCGATGCCGCTGTGCCGGCGGTCGTTCGGGAGCTGGTGGGGGAGCGGATCGCGGCCTGGGACGGAACCCCTCCGGGAATCAGCCGTGCCTGGGCCGCAGATGCCGTCGCCGGGCTGGCGCCGGCCCACCGACCCACGGCCCGGCTGGCACTACTTACCGCGATGGCGTCGCACCAGGTTGACGACGCCGTGGTCCACGACCACGGCCATCGGGCTCCGGGCGATGCCGACCTCCTTACGGTGACCGCCTGGGCCAGCCTCACCGCGGCCCGTCGACTGGGTGCTCGAATGGCGCGGGACGTGGGGCGGCCAGTCGACCAGCCTGGCGCGGGGTGA
- a CDS encoding FAD-dependent oxidoreductase, which translates to MTAIESTDVVVVGSGFGGAITAYHLAAGGARVVVLERGPWLTGQDFDQDFKFGASSTRAFDFTVGDGMSVLAGNCVGGGSVVYFAAMPRAPRFVFERHGSIGRRMWPAAVSRDTLEPWYDRVAEALPVTGQSWSDVPYSGGLWAAACDHAGRTANPVPVAIDNQRCVNCNWMMSGCRFDAKRSLLLNYLPAAIAHGAHIRPLHEVQRLERTDGGYRLHYTVVDDVDYRVETGGGAIDAKIVVLASGAGATPVILQRSAELLGPMPAAVGRYFSGNGERLNTAVVNEDRVRDVLGLSRSDGVPYEAYQIGKGPCVASWDRLDGSLPEYLRYSLEQLYFPPGFGTILAQVPDATGPTWFGAEKKELLRHWKSWLTIFTMSEDDNEGVFGPPPPTGNAVRVSQQMLGRGALRYRPTENTLRGWAASDAEVRDILERDGLARVMPWTNDVVGAYTVHPLASCRIGDDPATSALDDRHELRGHPGIFVTDGSAVPGALTVNPAMTIAALAERAIPAIVEAARQRGVAVRYGAPSPDGATAGRNAVLPLVSGGTGR; encoded by the coding sequence ATGACGGCCATCGAGAGTACCGACGTTGTGGTGGTCGGCAGCGGGTTCGGCGGCGCGATCACCGCATACCATCTAGCCGCGGGCGGTGCTCGGGTGGTGGTGTTGGAGCGTGGTCCGTGGCTGACGGGCCAGGACTTTGACCAGGATTTCAAATTCGGGGCTTCCTCGACCCGGGCCTTCGACTTCACCGTCGGGGACGGCATGAGCGTGCTGGCCGGCAACTGCGTCGGTGGCGGCAGTGTTGTCTACTTCGCCGCGATGCCGCGTGCTCCACGCTTCGTCTTCGAGCGGCACGGCAGCATCGGTCGGCGGATGTGGCCGGCCGCGGTCAGCCGCGACACCCTTGAACCGTGGTACGACCGGGTCGCTGAGGCGTTGCCGGTTACCGGCCAGAGCTGGTCCGATGTGCCGTACTCAGGTGGTCTGTGGGCGGCGGCCTGCGACCACGCCGGGCGCACGGCGAACCCGGTGCCGGTGGCGATCGACAACCAGCGGTGTGTCAACTGCAACTGGATGATGTCCGGCTGCCGCTTCGATGCCAAGCGCTCCCTGCTGCTCAACTACCTACCGGCCGCGATAGCTCACGGCGCCCACATCCGACCCCTGCACGAGGTGCAGCGGCTTGAGCGGACTGATGGTGGCTATCGCCTGCATTACACAGTAGTCGATGACGTTGACTACCGGGTGGAAACGGGCGGCGGTGCGATCGATGCGAAAATCGTGGTGCTGGCATCGGGAGCCGGGGCCACCCCGGTAATTCTGCAACGTTCCGCCGAGCTGCTCGGCCCGATGCCCGCGGCCGTGGGTCGCTACTTCTCCGGAAACGGGGAGCGGCTGAACACCGCGGTCGTCAATGAGGACCGGGTGCGCGACGTGCTGGGACTCAGCCGTTCGGACGGGGTGCCGTACGAGGCATACCAGATTGGCAAGGGGCCGTGCGTGGCCAGCTGGGACCGGCTCGACGGATCGTTGCCGGAGTACCTCCGCTACTCGCTGGAACAGCTCTACTTCCCGCCCGGGTTCGGCACCATCCTCGCCCAGGTTCCCGACGCCACCGGGCCGACGTGGTTTGGGGCGGAGAAGAAGGAACTTCTGCGCCACTGGAAGTCCTGGCTGACCATCTTCACGATGAGCGAGGACGACAACGAGGGTGTGTTTGGCCCGCCGCCGCCTACCGGCAACGCCGTTCGGGTCTCCCAGCAGATGTTGGGACGGGGGGCGCTACGTTACCGGCCCACCGAGAATACGCTGCGCGGATGGGCCGCCTCTGACGCGGAGGTGCGGGATATTCTCGAACGCGACGGCCTCGCCCGGGTAATGCCGTGGACCAACGACGTGGTCGGGGCGTATACCGTGCACCCACTGGCCTCGTGTCGCATCGGCGACGACCCGGCCACCTCGGCACTGGACGACCGGCACGAACTGCGAGGTCACCCCGGCATCTTCGTCACCGACGGCTCGGCGGTCCCCGGGGCGTTGACGGTGAATCCCGCCATGACCATCGCCGCGCTGGCCGAGCGGGCAATCCCCGCCATCGTCGAAGCCGCGCGGCAGCGCGGCGTCGCAGTGCGGTACGGCGCGCCGTCCCCGGATGGCGCCACCGCTGGCCGGAATGCCGTGTTGCCACTGGTGAGCGGCGGTACCGGCCGCTGA
- a CDS encoding DUF5987 family protein: protein MTLEAFADTILPGEKRFPGDVTVAGAATGGGAVASGAVAVLRTDEGGMAPALDNLAEALNEHAGGYAAERELSLAPAIPPFVALTFADRTALVARLTDPTHSERDIWVSLAMFSTIAFDAAAHLHTVDALAAGHPGMSTMGFKPPQADGLWRFPEFSYGRQLARPHPDTTPSGSPA, encoded by the coding sequence ATGACGCTTGAAGCATTTGCCGATACTATTTTGCCAGGGGAGAAGCGCTTCCCCGGTGATGTCACGGTGGCCGGCGCGGCCACGGGTGGTGGGGCGGTTGCCTCCGGGGCCGTCGCCGTGCTCCGTACCGACGAGGGCGGCATGGCTCCCGCGCTCGACAACCTCGCCGAGGCGCTCAACGAGCACGCCGGCGGCTACGCGGCCGAGCGTGAACTGAGCCTCGCCCCCGCGATACCGCCATTCGTTGCCCTTACGTTCGCCGATCGCACCGCGCTGGTGGCGCGGTTGACCGACCCCACCCATTCCGAGCGGGACATCTGGGTCAGTCTGGCGATGTTCAGCACGATCGCCTTCGACGCCGCGGCGCATCTGCACACCGTTGACGCGCTTGCTGCCGGGCATCCCGGAATGAGCACGATGGGGTTCAAGCCGCCGCAGGCTGATGGGCTGTGGCGCTTCCCTGAGTTCTCGTACGGCCGGCAGCTCGCCCGCCCTCACCCCGACACGACACCCTCAGGGAGCCCGGCATGA
- a CDS encoding TIGR03084 family metal-binding protein: MLVGPSWRLPAEFGGLEAEPGDPGPAVSTTGQPKGYDVTDQQQDVIAALMAEGKELDGLVAGLTPEQWSLPTPAPGWTIAHQIAHLAATFRLAGMAAAQPDAFTTMVSRLSGDFNNNVEAALSEYLSDPPEVLLRRWRAERTTAEKALAAVPPTQLVPWLVRPLPPGVLAAAGMMELFGHGQDIADTLQVRRTPTDRVGHLVGFAVRTWDFGYLARGLTPPETTLRFELTAPSGQVWTFGPEDSTELVTGSAWDFCLLVCRRRHRNDLALRASGTVADQWLDIAQAYRGPAGPGREPGQFAEAVRS; encoded by the coding sequence ATGCTGGTCGGCCCTTCCTGGCGCCTGCCGGCCGAGTTCGGCGGGCTAGAAGCGGAGCCGGGCGACCCCGGCCCCGCCGTCTCGACAACCGGACAACCGAAGGGGTACGACGTGACCGATCAGCAGCAGGATGTGATCGCCGCCCTGATGGCGGAGGGAAAGGAGCTCGACGGGCTGGTGGCCGGACTGACGCCCGAGCAGTGGTCGCTGCCGACCCCAGCTCCGGGCTGGACGATCGCACACCAGATCGCCCACCTGGCGGCCACGTTCCGCCTCGCCGGGATGGCGGCGGCCCAGCCGGACGCCTTCACCACGATGGTGTCCCGGCTCAGCGGGGACTTCAACAACAATGTGGAGGCCGCTCTCTCGGAGTACCTCAGCGATCCGCCAGAGGTGCTGTTGAGGCGGTGGCGGGCCGAGCGCACCACCGCCGAGAAGGCTCTCGCCGCCGTGCCGCCCACCCAGCTGGTGCCGTGGCTGGTACGGCCGCTGCCGCCGGGAGTCCTCGCCGCCGCAGGAATGATGGAGCTGTTCGGGCACGGGCAGGACATTGCTGACACGCTCCAGGTCCGCCGGACGCCCACTGACCGGGTCGGGCACCTGGTCGGCTTCGCCGTCCGTACCTGGGACTTCGGCTACCTGGCCCGAGGGCTCACCCCGCCGGAGACCACGCTGCGCTTCGAGCTGACCGCCCCGTCTGGCCAGGTGTGGACCTTCGGTCCAGAGGACTCGACGGAGCTGGTGACCGGCAGCGCATGGGACTTCTGCCTGCTCGTCTGCCGACGCCGCCACCGCAACGACCTAGCGCTGCGGGCATCCGGCACGGTGGCCGACCAGTGGCTGGACATCGCCCAGGCGTACCGGGGGCCGGCCGGCCCAGGCCGAGAACCGGGCCAGTTCGCTGAGGCGGTCCGGAGCTAA
- a CDS encoding acyl-CoA dehydrogenase family protein, with translation MAVPTRTELARRAEELVPMLRESAQDAEQQRRLPEKTIEALTDAGLLKLRLPGRHGGYESEMGTVVDVVSELGRGDGSTGWTVAVWTISSWMVGFFPDETQEEIFSTPDVRVSGILSPGAMAVPTDGGVILNGRWPFNTGAAQSHWNTNAAVLATPDGGHEPVMVALPMDDLQIIDDWHTAGMRGSGSVTTVADNLFVPQHRVLPMGPVIQGAPLTNSNAGASIFRVPFMSMACTTVGASCLGLAKAAKEVFFERLPGRKITYTDYADQSQAPITHIQVADATVKIDEADFHAYRTAELLDRKATAGDELTLEERARIRLDLGAVCQRSKEAVDLLNTASGGSSIYQDVPIQRIERDVQTLNLHAIMHPNTNLELYGRLLCGLGPNTVYI, from the coding sequence ATGGCAGTCCCGACCCGCACCGAGCTCGCCCGCCGCGCCGAGGAGCTGGTGCCCATGCTCCGGGAGAGCGCCCAGGACGCCGAGCAGCAGCGCCGGCTGCCGGAGAAGACGATCGAGGCGCTTACCGACGCCGGTCTACTTAAGCTACGGCTGCCAGGCCGCCACGGCGGCTACGAGTCGGAGATGGGCACCGTCGTTGACGTCGTCTCGGAACTGGGGCGTGGTGACGGCTCTACCGGCTGGACCGTGGCCGTCTGGACGATCAGCAGTTGGATGGTCGGGTTCTTCCCGGACGAAACGCAGGAAGAAATATTTTCCACTCCGGATGTTCGGGTTAGTGGAATCCTCAGCCCTGGCGCGATGGCCGTGCCCACCGACGGCGGAGTAATCCTGAACGGTCGGTGGCCGTTCAACACCGGAGCCGCCCAGAGCCACTGGAATACGAACGCGGCTGTGCTGGCCACCCCGGACGGTGGCCACGAGCCGGTGATGGTGGCACTGCCGATGGACGACCTCCAGATCATCGATGACTGGCACACGGCCGGCATGCGGGGCTCCGGCAGCGTCACGACGGTGGCCGACAACCTGTTCGTACCGCAGCATCGGGTGCTGCCGATGGGGCCGGTCATCCAGGGTGCGCCGTTGACCAACTCCAACGCCGGTGCGTCGATCTTCCGGGTCCCGTTCATGTCGATGGCGTGTACCACGGTCGGTGCGAGCTGCCTGGGCCTGGCGAAGGCCGCCAAGGAGGTGTTCTTCGAGCGGCTACCTGGCCGGAAGATCACCTACACGGACTACGCCGACCAAAGCCAGGCACCGATTACCCACATTCAGGTCGCCGACGCCACCGTCAAGATCGACGAAGCCGACTTCCACGCGTACCGGACAGCCGAGTTGCTCGACCGAAAGGCCACCGCGGGTGACGAGTTGACCCTGGAGGAGCGAGCCCGGATCCGGTTGGACCTCGGCGCGGTCTGCCAGCGGTCGAAGGAGGCCGTCGACCTGCTGAACACCGCCAGTGGCGGGTCGTCCATCTACCAGGACGTGCCGATTCAGCGCATCGAACGCGACGTACAGACGCTCAACCTGCACGCGATCATGCACCCAAACACCAACCTAGAGCTGTACGGCCGGCTCCTCTGTGGTCTCGGCCCGAACACGGTCTACATCTGA
- a CDS encoding SgcJ/EcaC family oxidoreductase, producing MSNNIAEKLSTEDQAAVQDVPQRIMAAWAAHDADAFAATFAEDGSMILPGVLRQGRNEIRDFMVEAFGGPYRGTRVTGTPTALKPLSEDTVLVLTEGGVLAPGETEPAAERAVRASWLLVRRDGQWLLTAYQNSPMHRA from the coding sequence ATGTCGAACAACATCGCTGAGAAGCTGAGTACCGAAGACCAAGCCGCAGTGCAGGACGTACCGCAACGCATCATGGCGGCCTGGGCGGCCCACGACGCAGACGCCTTCGCCGCAACCTTCGCGGAGGACGGCAGCATGATCCTGCCCGGCGTGCTCCGCCAGGGCCGGAACGAGATCCGCGACTTCATGGTCGAGGCGTTCGGCGGGCCGTACCGGGGCACCCGGGTGACCGGCACCCCGACCGCCCTCAAGCCGCTGTCCGAGGACACCGTACTGGTGCTCACCGAGGGCGGTGTGCTGGCACCGGGCGAGACCGAGCCGGCCGCCGAGCGGGCGGTACGGGCGAGCTGGCTACTGGTCCGACGGGACGGCCAATGGCTACTCACCGCGTACCAGAACTCTCCGATGCACCGCGCCTGA
- a CDS encoding FAD-dependent oxidoreductase has product MGDHSTRRVVVLGASMGGLLAARVLADRYAEVLLVDRDEVTGVTGYRQGVPHGRHAHGLVARGHQILESHFPGLTDDLQAAGVKPGDFSGDIRWYVEGRRMLPSRSGLLSAPATRPVLEHQVRSRVQALPNVRILERHDIVGLVTTPDRKRVTGARVQRRAAGSQEQVLDADLVIDTTGRGSRTPAWLEELGYARPTEDRVKVDLAYTTRHYRLAEDPFGDDLAIIPAATPASPRGAFFYRMPGNDGRVELSLTGVLGDHPPTDPDGFLAFVRSLPVPQIYQAVRGAEPIDDPVTFRFPASVRRRYERLTSFPTGLLVLGDAVCSFNPIYAQGMTAAALGSLVLAEQLRRGEPEPLAFFRDLAAQLASPWDFSAGADLGYAGVEGRRTAKIRLANAYVPRLQRAATRDARLTDAFIRVAGLIDPPSSLMRPATLLRVLRHSRPRANTPAAQSELLGGRA; this is encoded by the coding sequence ATGGGCGACCATTCCACCCGCCGAGTGGTGGTACTCGGCGCGAGCATGGGCGGCCTGCTGGCTGCCCGGGTGCTCGCCGACCGGTACGCCGAGGTGCTGCTAGTAGACCGGGACGAGGTGACCGGGGTGACCGGCTACCGCCAGGGCGTGCCGCACGGCCGGCACGCCCACGGCCTGGTAGCCCGCGGACACCAGATTCTGGAAAGTCACTTCCCGGGGCTCACTGATGACCTGCAGGCCGCCGGGGTGAAGCCGGGTGACTTCAGCGGTGACATCCGCTGGTACGTCGAGGGACGACGCATGCTTCCGTCGCGGTCGGGGCTGCTCTCGGCACCCGCCACTCGACCGGTGCTGGAGCACCAGGTCCGCAGCCGGGTGCAGGCCCTACCGAACGTACGGATCCTGGAACGACACGACATCGTCGGCCTGGTCACTACTCCGGACCGCAAACGGGTAACCGGGGCACGCGTACAGCGCCGCGCCGCGGGCAGCCAGGAGCAGGTGCTCGACGCCGATCTGGTGATCGACACGACGGGCCGCGGCTCGCGGACCCCGGCGTGGCTGGAGGAACTTGGCTACGCGCGGCCAACGGAGGATCGGGTCAAGGTCGACCTGGCTTATACCACCCGCCACTATCGGCTGGCTGAAGATCCGTTCGGCGATGACCTGGCAATCATTCCGGCGGCCACCCCAGCCAGCCCGCGGGGCGCGTTCTTCTACCGGATGCCAGGCAACGACGGCCGAGTCGAGCTGTCGCTGACCGGGGTGCTCGGTGACCACCCGCCCACCGATCCCGACGGCTTCCTGGCCTTTGTCCGGTCGCTGCCGGTGCCGCAGATCTACCAGGCGGTGCGGGGCGCCGAACCAATCGACGATCCGGTGACCTTCCGCTTCCCGGCCAGCGTGCGCCGCCGCTACGAACGGCTGACCAGCTTCCCTACCGGCCTGCTCGTGCTGGGCGACGCAGTGTGCAGCTTCAACCCGATCTATGCGCAGGGGATGACCGCTGCCGCGCTCGGCTCACTGGTGCTCGCCGAGCAGCTGCGGCGTGGCGAGCCAGAACCGCTCGCCTTCTTCCGCGACCTCGCCGCTCAACTCGCCTCTCCCTGGGACTTCTCCGCCGGCGCCGACCTTGGGTACGCCGGAGTCGAGGGCCGCCGTACCGCGAAGATCCGCCTGGCCAACGCCTATGTGCCCCGGCTGCAACGGGCCGCTACTCGGGACGCCCGGCTGACCGATGCGTTCATCCGGGTGGCCGGGCTGATCGACCCACCGTCGTCACTGATGCGCCCGGCGACCCTGCTCCGGGTGCTCCGGCACAGCCGCCCCCGCGCCAACACACCCGCCGCCCAGAGTGAGCTGCTCGGCGGCCGGGCCTGA
- a CDS encoding epoxide hydrolase family protein, with protein MRPFRIHVPQADLDDLSRRLAATRWPTELPGIGWERGVPLDYLRDLADYWRNRYDWRAAERWLNDFPQFITEIDGTDVHFVHVRSAEPNATPLILTHGWPGSFVEFLNLIGPLTDPVAHGGDSAEACHVVVPSIPGYGFSGPTRETGWDTRRVARAWAELMRRLGYDRYVAQGGDWGMPISMELGLADPEHVAGVHVNMFVTFPPEDSTLIAGLDEADRARLEFAQTFEQEGAGWRKLQSSRPQTLSYALTDSPVGQLAWIVEKFWEWTDSTKAPEDAVDRDRLLTNVMIYWLTGTAGSSAQLYYESQRLDADFIRTWAGPWQLAMPVGVAVFPADAVRPVRRWAERILPTLSRWTEFDRGGHFAALEQPALLVDDIRHFIRPLP; from the coding sequence ATGCGCCCGTTCCGGATCCATGTCCCCCAGGCTGACCTCGACGACCTGTCGCGTCGGCTCGCCGCCACCCGGTGGCCCACCGAACTACCCGGAATCGGCTGGGAGCGCGGGGTGCCGCTGGACTACCTACGCGACTTGGCCGACTACTGGCGGAACCGCTACGACTGGCGGGCCGCGGAGCGCTGGCTAAACGACTTCCCACAATTCATCACCGAGATCGACGGCACGGACGTGCACTTCGTGCACGTCCGCTCGGCGGAGCCGAATGCCACCCCGCTGATCCTCACCCACGGTTGGCCGGGGTCCTTCGTGGAATTCTTGAACCTGATCGGGCCGCTGACCGACCCGGTGGCACACGGCGGCGACTCCGCTGAGGCCTGCCACGTGGTAGTCCCGTCGATCCCCGGATATGGCTTTTCCGGTCCGACCCGGGAGACCGGCTGGGACACTCGACGGGTTGCCCGGGCATGGGCTGAGCTAATGCGCCGCCTCGGGTACGACCGGTACGTCGCCCAAGGTGGGGACTGGGGCATGCCGATCTCCATGGAGCTGGGGTTGGCCGACCCCGAGCACGTGGCCGGGGTACACGTCAACATGTTCGTCACCTTTCCTCCCGAGGACTCGACGCTGATCGCCGGGTTGGACGAAGCGGACCGGGCCCGGTTGGAATTTGCGCAAACGTTCGAGCAGGAGGGTGCCGGCTGGCGCAAGCTCCAGTCGAGCCGTCCACAGACCCTGTCGTACGCCCTCACCGACTCCCCGGTCGGGCAGCTGGCCTGGATCGTGGAGAAGTTCTGGGAGTGGACCGACTCGACAAAAGCCCCGGAGGACGCCGTTGACCGGGACAGGCTGCTAACCAACGTGATGATCTACTGGCTTACCGGCACTGCGGGCTCCAGCGCCCAGCTCTACTACGAGTCCCAACGGCTCGACGCCGACTTCATCCGTACCTGGGCCGGTCCCTGGCAGCTGGCCATGCCGGTCGGGGTCGCGGTCTTCCCCGCCGACGCTGTCCGGCCGGTACGCCGGTGGGCTGAACGGATCCTGCCGACCCTGAGCCGGTGGACCGAGTTCGACCGGGGCGGTCACTTCGCCGCGCTTGAGCAGCCCGCCCTGCTGGTTGACGACATCCGGCACTTCATCCGTCCGCTGCCCTGA
- a CDS encoding LLM class flavin-dependent oxidoreductase, with product MSALANDPNIVKFVYWDNVTYSPPGSVEPEKWDGKLATELYESYLDHCVEAEGLGYAGVSLPEHFGPSSPLPHPVIMMAALAVKTTSARIVSGANIPLWHHPMELAEQLAMVDVLSGGRLEVGLGRHGDRTEQENAIDLIDGVLNKIDYPVAKADLRPMQAAFLQDAEVATVNAWPRPVQRRVPLWSAAGTEESLAAAARRGMCVFTGLSINPTASGMAPITIEETIPRLHRYIEIGQENGHHLSMANVAATCFTAIAETDQEAADIVREGFINHVQAVAGHTGRLAGTIKPGETSLSSLAGLETPEMKALLEAPAESYIQNPFALVGSVETVKAKLEALLSAGMRRFIVLCGGVGSRQEIGWQTAKALAEDVAPDLFAAAREELLLG from the coding sequence GTGAGCGCACTCGCTAACGACCCGAATATCGTCAAGTTCGTTTACTGGGATAACGTCACTTACTCTCCCCCCGGCTCGGTGGAGCCAGAAAAGTGGGACGGCAAGCTCGCAACAGAACTCTACGAGAGCTACCTCGACCACTGCGTTGAGGCGGAGGGCCTTGGCTACGCCGGCGTCAGCCTGCCGGAGCACTTCGGACCGTCGTCGCCGCTTCCCCATCCAGTCATAATGATGGCCGCGCTCGCGGTGAAGACGACATCAGCCCGAATAGTCTCCGGGGCGAATATTCCCTTATGGCATCACCCGATGGAGCTCGCAGAACAGCTCGCGATGGTCGATGTGTTGTCCGGCGGAAGACTCGAGGTCGGACTCGGAAGACATGGCGATCGGACCGAACAAGAAAACGCCATCGACCTCATCGATGGTGTTTTGAATAAAATCGACTATCCAGTGGCGAAAGCTGATCTTAGGCCGATGCAGGCGGCCTTCTTGCAGGACGCCGAGGTGGCAACCGTCAACGCGTGGCCGCGGCCGGTGCAACGGCGTGTGCCGCTGTGGTCCGCAGCAGGAACAGAGGAGTCTCTGGCTGCCGCGGCACGCCGAGGAATGTGCGTGTTCACGGGGTTAAGCATCAACCCTACCGCCAGCGGCATGGCACCGATAACGATTGAGGAGACGATCCCACGCCTGCACCGCTATATCGAGATCGGACAGGAAAACGGGCACCATCTCTCGATGGCGAATGTGGCGGCGACATGCTTCACAGCTATTGCGGAGACCGACCAGGAGGCCGCCGACATAGTTCGTGAGGGCTTCATCAACCATGTACAGGCCGTAGCAGGACATACCGGACGCCTCGCCGGCACCATCAAGCCCGGCGAGACATCGTTGTCGTCTTTGGCGGGGCTCGAGACACCAGAGATGAAAGCCCTACTGGAGGCGCCGGCCGAGTCCTATATCCAGAACCCGTTCGCACTCGTTGGATCGGTGGAGACGGTCAAGGCGAAGTTGGAGGCCCTGCTGTCCGCCGGCATGCGACGGTTCATCGTCCTCTGCGGCGGGGTGGGCAGCCGGCAGGAAATCGGGTGGCAGACCGCAAAGGCCCTGGCGGAGGACGTGGCACCCGACCTCTTCGCGGCCGCGAGGGAGGAACTGCTGTTGGGTTGA